A genomic region of Pararge aegeria chromosome 11, ilParAegt1.1, whole genome shotgun sequence contains the following coding sequences:
- the LOC120627596 gene encoding visual system homeobox 1-like, with product MGGAGGWARDAPALLSTALLLGGAGGSLADRPPPPLFTIDSILAPRPPPPLPPLQLHQLAHTPFHRAHDLFGVGSGVTSVGGYAGLYSGYAAAALAGLSGPPPKRKRRHRTIFTEEQLEQLESTFDKTHYPDVVLREQLALRVDLKEERVEADSFDEVKRYESIELT from the exons ATGGGCGGCGCGGGCGGCTGGGCGCGCGACGCGCCCGCGCTGCTGAGTACGGCGCTGCTGTTGGGAGGCGCGGGCGGCTCGCTGGCCGACCGCCCGCCGCCGCCGCTTTTCACCATCGACAGCATCCTGGCCCCGCGCCCGCCGCCGCCGCTGCCGCCGCTGCAGCTGCACCAGCTGGCGCACACGCCGTTCCACAGAGCGCACGACCTGTTCG GTGTGGGCAGTGGCGTGACGTCTGTCGGAGGGTACGCCGGGTTGTACAGCGGGTACGCCGCGGCGGCGCTGGCGGGGCTCTCGGGCCCTCCACCCAAGCGCAAGCGGCGCCACCGGACCATCTTCACCGAGGAGCAGCTTGAGCAGTTGGAGAGCACCTTCGACAAGACCCACTACCCCGATGTAGTTCTTAGAGAGCAACTGGCTTTGAGGGTTGACTTGAAAGAAGAGCGTGTAGAG GCGGATAGTTTCGACGAGGTAAAGCGCTACGAGTCAATAGAGCTGACGTGA